The DNA sequence ACACCCAGAGGAACTGGAAGATGCCGAACGCGGCCAGCGCCGGGGCGATCAGCGGCAGCACGATGGTCCGGAAGATCTTCGGGTGGCTGGCCCCGTCGACCCGGGCCGCCTCCATCAGGTCCTTGGGCAGCTGCGACACGAAGTTGTGCAGCAGGAAGACGCCCAGCGGCAGCGCGAAGCAGGTGTGCGCGAACCAGACCTGGACGTAGCGTTCGTAGCTGTCCAGCCCCCAGGGCGGGGTGATGGTGACGCCGCCGATGGTGGTGCCCTGCGAGAAGAACCGCAGCAACGGCACCAGCGCCATCTGCAGCGGCACGATCTGCAGCGCGAAGATGCAGATGTAGATCAGGTCCCGGCCGCGGAAGTTGATCCAGGCCAGCGCGTACGCGGCCAGTGCCGCGAAGGCCAGCGGGAACAGCACCGACGGGATGGTGATCACCAGCGAGTTGACGAAGTAGCTGGACAACTGCCCGGACGACGAGGACCGGCCGAACAGCACGTCCTGGTAGTTCTGCAGAGTGACCTGCGGGTTGGTGAAGAAGGTCCACCAACCGGTGGTCCGGATCTCCTCGGCCGGTCGGAACGAGGAGACGAACAGACCGAACGTCGGGATGGTCCAGATCACCGCGATGACGATCGCGACGATCGTCGCTGTCGGAGTGTTGAGCCGCTTACGTACCCGGCCGACCCGGGTACGGGGCCGTTCCTCCCCGCTGCTGGCCGGAGCGGCCACGGGGGGCGTGGTGGTGGTCACGGGTGTCACACCTCCCGCTGCTTGCGCAGGTTACGGATCTGGTAGATGACGATCGGGATGACCAGCACGAACAGGAACACCGCCAGGGCCGAGCCGTAGCCGTTCTGGCCGTAGCGGAACGCCTGGTTGTACATCTCGTTGGCGATCACACCGGTGTCGTAGTTGCCGTTGGTCATCGTCCGGACGATGTCGAAGACCTTCAGGGTGGCGATCGAGATGGTCACCACCACGACGATCAGCGCCGGGCGGATGCTCGGCATGGTGACCCGCCAGAACATCTGCCAGGCGTTCACCCCGTCGAGGCGGGCGGCTTCGATGATGTCGGCCGGGATCGCCTTGATCGCGGCGGAGAGCACGACCATCGCGAATCCGGCCTGGATCCAGATCATCACCACGATCAGCAGCAGCGTGTTCAGTGGCGCGTTCAGTTGCAGCCAGCGCTGCGGTTCCCAACCGAACAGGGTGACCAGGTAGTTGAGCAGGCCGTACTGCTCCTGTTCGCCGCCCCGGTACGCGTAGACGAACCGCCAGATGATGCTGGCGCCGACGAAGGAGATCGCCATCGGCATGAAGACCAGCGACTTGGCCAATGCCTCGAACCGGGCCTTGTCCACCATGATCGCGTAGAGCAGGCCGATCGCGGTCGCCACCGTCGGCACCAGGATCACCCAGATCAGGGTGTTGGTCAGCACCTGGATGATCTCGTCCTGGGAGAACATCCACCGGTAGTTCTCCAGACCCACCCAGTTCTCGCTGCGTCCGTCCATGAACGACAGGACGGTGGTGCGCAGCGCCGGAATGACCAGCCCGATCCCGAGCAGCAGCAGGGCTGGCAGCAGAAAGAACAGGCCGAACAGGCCTTCGCCGCCGCGTCGGGGTCGGCCGATCGGCACCGATCCGCCACCACCACCGGCGCTGGCCGCGATCAGCCGCTGCTCCCGTCGGCGGGCGAACCAGCTCGGCACCGCGTCGAGCAACAGCAGCATGCCGCCGACGATCACCACGAACGCGATCAGGCCGTACAGCAGCATCAACAGCTTCGGGTACTGCTCAGCGAAGTCGAAGTACATCCGCCCTCCCAACGGATCGTCGACCGGAGCCAGCTATGGTGCGGCCGGCCCACCCCCGGTGTGATCGTGGGTGGGCCGGCCGCGTGATGTCAGCTGGTCGGCCAGGAGCCTTCGATGTAGTCGAGGGTCTCTTCGGTGCTCTGGCCGCTGAGCCAGTCCACCATGCCGCGCCAGAAGGTGCCGGCGCCGACCGCGGCCGGCATCAGGTCCGAACCGTCGAAGCGGAACGTGGTGTTCTCGTCCTGCAGGATCTCCACGGAGAGCCGGTCGATCGGGTTCTCCACGTTGGCGATGTCCAGCCCGCTGTTGGCCGACACCCAGTTGCCGAGCGAGGCCCGGCTGTTGGCGTACTCCGGCGAGGCCAGGTAGGTCTGCACCGCCTGGACCTCGGGCCGGTCGGCGAAGGCCACGGTGAACTCGCCACCGCCGAGGACCGGCTGGCCGGCGCTCGGGTCGTTGGTCGGGAAGTAGAACGCGAAGACGTCGCCGTCCTCGGCCACCTCGGTGCCCTCCGGCCACTGGTTGGCGTAGAAGCTGGCCTGCCGGTGCAGCGCGCAGTCACCGTCGAGGATCGGCACGCCCGCCTCCTGGAACGCGGTCGCGGTGATGCTGGAGACGCCACCGAAGCCGCCGTTGACGTACTCCTCGTTCTTGAGGATCGAGCCGGCCTGGTCGACGGCCTCGGCGACCCGCGGGTCGTTGAACGGGATGTCGTGGGTGGTCCACTGGTCGTAGACCTCCGGCGTCTGGGTCCGGAGCATGATGTCCTCGATCCAGTCGGTGGCCGGCCAGCCGGTGGCGTCACCGGACTCGACCCCGACGCACCACGGCTTGGTGCCGGTGGCGGCGACCTCGTCGCTGAGCGCGATCAGCTCGTCCCAGGTCTCCGGCACGGTCCAGCCGTTGTCGGCGAACATGCTCGGCGAGTACCAGACGAAGGACTTGACGTTGGAGCCGAGCGGAGCGCCGTAGAAGGTGCCGTCGACCGTGCCGTACGCCAGCCAGTCCTCGCTGTAGTTGGCCTCGGCCATCGCCTTGGTCTCGTCCGAGGCGGCCTGCAGCTGGCCGGCCTCGGCGAACCGGCCGAGCAGGCCGGGCTGCGGGATGAAGGCGATGTCCGGCGGGTTACCGCCGTCCACCCGGACCTGCAGCTGGGCTTCGAACTCGCCACTGCCCTCGTAGCGGATGTCGATGCCGGTGCAGTCGACGAACTCGCTCCAGGACTGCTCGAGCAGGTCCGCCTCGGCGTCACGGATCGAGGCGTAGATCGTCACCTCGGTGCCGTCGTTGCCCTGGTAGTCACTGTATGGGGCGCATTCCTCGGACTCCGGGTCCGCACTGGTGCCGCTGTCGGAAACACACGCCGTCGAGGCGAGGGCCAGCCCGAGCACGCTGGCGAGCGCGAAGGCCTGGCGTGGTCTGGTGAAGACCGCCATGGAGCGTTCTCCCTTCCTAGCCGGCGGGCCCCGCGTCCCTGCGGTCTGGCTGCGCCGGTCGGTTGCTGTCTGGGCGTCTTCACATGTAAGCGCTTGCAATGGAAGCGCGTCCAGTCCTGACCAGCTACGAGCCAGTAACGATTCGGAAACCTTGACCCGCTACTCAGCTGTTGAGCTGCCAGATGGACAGGTTCAGCGCGGCGGCGAAGGTGACCCAGCCCCAGTACGGGACCATCAGCAGAGCGGCCGGTCGCCAGACCCGCCAGAACAGCACCACGGTGGCGCCGACGAGCAGCCAGAGGAGCACGATCTCGACGAACGCCAGACCGTACCGGCCGGCGGCGAAGAACAGCGGTGTCCAGGCGGCGTTGAGCACCAGCTGGGCCAGCCAACTGGCGATCGCCAGGCCGACACCGGTCCGCCGCCAGACGGTGAACCCGGCGACGGCGATCAGCACGTACAGGATGGTCCAGACCGGGCTGAACAGCCAGGACGGCGGTGCCCAGGACGGCTGGACCAGTTCGGCGTATCGGGAACCGGCGTCGCGGGCGGCGAACGCCCCGACCGCCGCAGCCGCCGCCACCAGGCCGAGGAACACCGGTAGACCCCACCACGAGCGCATGGCGACTCCAGGGAACAGCAGATCGGGGAGCGCGTAGCGACTCCAGGGAACAACAGGTCAGGCCGGGGCCGCCGTTGCCGGTCCGCGGTGGGGAGGACCGGGCCGGTTCCGGCGGCCCCGGCAGGCGCGGGGTCGATGTGGTCAGGTCGATGTCGGTCGAGAGGGCCGGGGGTACGCCCGGCACCGTCAAGCGAACAGGCTCACGCCACCGGGACCGACCAGCAGCCCGACGACGATCAGCACGATGCCCCAGAGCAGCTGCCGGCGGAACAGCGCGAGAACGCCGGCGACGACCAGGACGACTGCGAGAATCCAGAGAAGTAGCTCCATGGTCGCTGGGTACCCTTGCGCCCGGCGACGGAAACCTTCACCGGTCTGGTCAAGCGACCGACCCGGCGAGCGAATAGACGCTGTACGCCTGTTTGATCACTGGATGGGCGACGTTGCGGACCCGTACCCCACCGGGTGTGGTGCCCCGTTCGCTGCCGAAGTGGGCGTGGCCGTGCACCGCGAGGTCGGTCGGTGCCGCGTCGATCGCCTCGGCCAGCAGGTAAGAACCGAGGAACGGGTAGATCTCGGGCGGCTCGCCGGTGAGCGTCTCCGGCACCGGTGAATAGTGGGTCAGCGCTATCCGTACGTCGCAATCCAGCCCGACCAGCGCCGCCCGTAGCCGATCCGCAGCGTCCGCCGTGGTGGCGACGAACGCTTTCATCTCCGGCTCGCCGAACCGGCTCGCGCACCGCCCGGCGAACCCGCCGCCGAACCCTTTGACCCCGGCCACCCCGAGCCGGCCGCCGGGGCAGTCCACCACCACGCCGTCGCCGTCGAGCACCGTGACCCCGGCGTCGCTGAGTATCCCGACCAGCTGCGGCACCTGGTCACAGTGGTGGTCGTGGTTGCCGAGCACCGCCACCACCGGGACCGCCAGACCGCCGAACTCGTCGGCCACGCACCGCGCCTCCGACTCCGTGCCGTGCCGGGTCAGGTCGCCGGCCAGCAGCAGGACGTCGGCCCGGTCGCCGAGCTGCGCCAACGCCGGGCGGAACCGGCCCAGCACGTCGCTGTCCATGTGCACGTCTCCGACGGCCGCGACGCGGATCACGACAGCTCCTCCGTCTCGGTCGGCGCGGTGGTCCGGCTGACGACGATGTCGACGATCAGGCGTACGCCGGGGAAGCGCTCGGCCACCAGCCGGACGATTTCCGCCCGCCGGTGGGCGCTCTCGACCTCCCCGCACAACACCAGGCTGTGGTCCCGGCGGGACACGCCCACCCCCTGCTCGGCGATGTCGGCGTGCTCGCTGAGCAGCCGCTGCACCGCCGCCTCGGTGTAGCCGTCGAGCCGGTCCGGCCCGGTCTGTCGCGTCGACTGCCCCGATGTCCGGGTCATCTCCCCACCTCCTGGCTGTCGTCCGGTGCCCGTCGGTGGCCTACCCGTTCCCGGCCGGTTCGTGCCTGCAGGCACAGCGCGTCACAAGGGGTGAACGGGGTGGCGACGTGCACGTGCTCGCTACCGTTGGGAAGGTGCTCGTCACAGTGACCCATGCGCCACCACCGTCACCGTCCCGGCCCGCGCCTCGCCAGCCGTCGCCCGTACAGTCCACGTCGTCAGCCGTGCCGCCATGCCCGCCACCGGACCCCGCAGGGAGCACAGTGGACGCCGATCCGGCCTGGTCGCCGCCGGCCGGGCTGCGACGGATCGCGTTGGTGGGCATCGACGGGGTCGGCAAGACCACTCAGGCGCACCTGCTGGCCGAGGCGCTGACAACTGCCGGCCGGCCCGCCCGGTACTGGCGCAACGCTGGCGGCCGACGCTGGCTCGACCGGTTCGCGGTCCGACTCGGACGCCCGGACGCCCGACGGATGGTCGGCCGTGGCGGGCTGATGTTCCTCGAGGCGTTGCTGCGCTGGCTCGCGATCGCCCGGTCGGTGCTCGGCTCACGCCGGGCGATCGCGGTGATGGACCGGTACGCGGTCTGCCAGTACGCCAGCATCCGCACCCACGGCGCAGGCCGCTGGGAGCGGCTCGCCCGGCTGGCCTACCGGGTGTTTCCCCAACCGGACGTGACGTTCCTACTCTTGCTGCCGCCCGCCGAAGCGGCCCGGCGGATCGACGCCCGGGGCACCGACCACGAGTCGCTGGAGTTCCTGGCGACCAGCGCGGCCGCATACGGGTCGCTGCCGGAGGCCGCCGGGTTCGTGGTCATCGACGCCCGGGGTACGGCCGCCCAGGTCGCCGCAGTGATCCGGCAGCGGCTGACCGAATGGCGGCCGGACGACGGCCGTCCAGCCGGCGCCTCGTGGCGGCCGGATCCAGACGATTCGCGTGCGTCGTGACCCGCAGGCCGGTGTCTGTCGGGAGGTGATGAACCGTGCACCCCGCTCGGGCCGTACTCCTGGCCAGGACCAACCAACCGGCGTTGGCCAGGACCAACCGACCGGCGGGCAGTGACGAGGATCGCAGGAGGGGTAGTGACGGGAATCGCTGCGCCCTGCCCGGTGTCGTGGTGTGCTGGGAGCCTGCCACACCCCGCCGACCTCAGTGAATCGGGCAGTCGGCCGGCCCGACGCAGCGCGGCGATCGAGGAGCCTGGCAGGAAACGCCAATCCTGTTCACAGCAATTATTCAGGCAATCGTGTCAGCTTCGACTCACGAGACGGAATCCCTGACGCGTCTCATCTGTTGTGCAGGTGTCGGCGCCATACGGCGGGGCCTGCCACATCAGGTTCGCCGGATCGGAGGCGGACGTGACGGGGGAGAGGCTGATGGAGATGCGCATCGCAGGTGACAGGGCACGACGTGGGGTTAACGAGGGGACCGTGAGCAACGTGGAGAAGACGATGGCTTTGCGGACCGACGAGGTCGCCGAGGAGCGGGACCTCGTTGGCGTCTACCTGCATGAGATCTCCCGCACGCCGCTGCTCGATGCGGCCCGGGAAGTCGACCTCTCCAAGGCGATCGAGGCCGGTCTGTACGCGGAGCACCTGCTGGAGCAGGGCGTGCCGCGGGCCGGGGTGAGCCGCGAGGAGTTGGAGCGGCTGGTCGTCGAGGGTGAACGGGCCAAGGACCTGTTCATCCGGGCCAACCTGCGCCTGGTGGTGTCGATCGCCCGCCGCTACGTCCGGTCCGGGATGCCGATGCTGGACCTGATCCAGGAGGGCAACACCGGTCTGGTCCGCGCGGTGGAGAAGTTCGACTACGAGCGTGGTTTCAAGTTCTCCACCTACGCGACCTGGTGGATTCGGCAGGCCATCAGCCGGGCGATCGCCCAGCAGGAGCGGACCGTACGGCTTCCGGTGCACCTGGTCGAGGACGTCAACCGGATGCGCAACGTGGCCCGGCAGTTGACCCGTGAGCTCGGTTCGGACCCGGAGCCGGAGCAGATCGCCGCCTCGCTCGGCGTGCCGGTCGAGCGGGTGCACGAGCTGGTGCGGTGGTCGCAGGACACGGTGTCGCTGGACACCCCGGTCGGCGACGACGGCGACACCAACCTGGGCGACCTGGTGGCCGACAGCGACGCACCGTCGCCGGAGGACATCGTGCTCACCGGGTTGGAGCGGCAGCGGATCGAGGGCCTGCTCAACCACCTGGACGACCGGTCCGCCGGCATCATGCGGGCCCGGTACGGCCTGGAGGACGGGCGGGAGCACTCGTTGACCGAGGTCGCGTCGCGCTTCTCACTGTCCCGGGAGCGCATCCGTCAGCTGGAGATTCAGGCGCTGGGCCGGCTGCGGGAGCTGGCCCGGGCGGAGGGGCTGCAGGCGGCCTGACGAATCGGCTGCAGGCGACCTGATCCGCCGATGAACTGACAGCGCCCACCGACGAACTGACGACGGCCCGGCATCCGCGCTCAGCGGATGCCGGGCCGTCGGCGGTGTCGGGCGAGCGACCGGGTCAGCGGACCCGGCCGTAGCCGTACGGCGGCATCATGTCCACGCTGGCCAGCTCGACGGTGCGGCCGAAGGTGGGTGCGTGGATCACCTGGCCGCCGCCCACGTACAGGCCGACGTGGGCGAGACCGTTGTAGAACACCAGGTCACCGGGCTGCAGTGAGCCACGGTTGATTTTCGCGACCACGTCCCACTGCATCGCCGCGTTGTGCGGCAGACTCTTGCCGGCGGTACGCCACGCGGCGAGCGTCAGGCCCGAGCAGTCGTAACCGTTCGGGCCGCTGGCAGCCCAGACGTACGGCTTGCCGATGGCTCCGTACGCGAACTCGACGACCGAGCCGGCGGCACCGGACACCGACGGGACGGTCCCGGTGTACGACGAGCCGGTCTCGCTCGCGGCACCGTAGGCCCGTTCCCGCTTGTCCATCAGCTCGTCGATGTCGGCTTCGATGCTCTTCTTGCGGTCGGCGAGCTCCTTGACCTGGGCGTCCTGCTTCTCCAGGGCGGCCTGCAGCTTCTCCTGCTCGGCCAGGTAGGTCAGCTGGGTGCTGGTGAACTCGGTGAGCCGCTGCTGCCGGTCCCGGGCCAGGTGGTCGAGGGTGCCGAGCCGGTGGATGAAGCTGCCGGAGGTGCCGTCGAGCAGGGCGGTCGCGGTGCTCAACCCGCCGGTCTTGTACGCGTTGACCGCGATCTGACCGACCTCGGTCTGCGCCGCCGCGAGTTCGGCCTGCAGCGGGCCGAGCTTGGCGTCGATCTCCTCGGCCGCCGCCCGGGTGGCCTTGGCCTCCTCCCTGAGCCGGTTGTACGACTCGACGACCTTGGCCAGCTCTTCGGATTCCTTGTCGATCTGCTGCGTGAGCTCGCTGACCGTCGGCTGGGCGGTCGCGGCGGTCGCCGGTACCACCAGGCCGAGGCTTACGCCGGCCAGCATCAGGGTGCGCAGCAGAATCCGCGCTGTTGACAAGAACGCAGAACCCTTCTTCCTCGCCGCCTACCGGGTTAGCTGACGGATTCGGGCGGGAAGTTCGCCCTACCGCGGTGAACCGCGGATTCACCCCAGTTGCCGATGGGTCCCCGGATCGCAACCGTGAGATCACTGTTCGTAACGTCGGATAATCTCGGTACGGCGATTCGGCGGCACTGGACCGGCGTCACCGCTTCCCGGCGACTGGCGACCGGACCAGCCGGTCCAACTTAGCCGCAAGGGTCGCGACCCGGAAAGTGCTGCGATCGTGATCCGTGGCATGGAACTGGCTGGGGTCCGTTGACAGTTACTGGATGTGACGGTTGGCTGCTCTGGGCAACATTCCTATTGCCTTCGCGTGACCGGTCGACTGCGGTACGTCGTCATTGGACAGCGCCTGATCAATTGCGAATAATGCGTCATTAGTCGGTCTGCGCGGTTGTCGTCAGTAAGCTATCTGGATAAATAGGCGCAAAAGGTCTGATTCGCCATCCAGGACGCGGCCTGCCGTACGTCATTCTGCTAGGTGGCAGAATGACTACCTTCCATCGAGTAGCTTGCTGTTTGCACAATGGACCCGCAAGGTCAGCGCCGCACGAGCCCTTCGGAGGCAGCTATGCGTGCTACTCGCCAGACCCCACCCCGACGCGGTTCCCCGGTACCCGCCCCGTCCGGCTCCAGTGTCGGACGGACCTTCTACCGGCAGCCCGGCATCTGCGTGACCGGTGAATGGTTCGTCGTGGCCGGCCGGCGGTTCGCCGTCCGCGACCTCACCGAACTCCGGACCGCACGGGGCGCCCGCGACCGGCTCACCGGCCGGGTGATCGCGGTGACCGCCCTGACCCTGACGGCGGTCGCGGTGACCGTCGGCTACACCCGCGGGCTGGACGAGGTCAGTGCGGGGGCCTACCTCGCCATGCTGGCGGCTGCGTTCGTGCCGGTGGCGGTCGCCTGGCTCGGCGACCGGCTGCGGCCGCGGGCGTACGAACTCTGGGGCCGTCACCAGGGACTGCTGTTGCTGCTGTTCAGCACCGACGACGAACGCCAGTACGGCCAGGTGAGCCGGGCGTTGATGCGGGCCCGGGAAATGTCCCGGCTGGCCGGTCTGTCCGAGCCGGTCACCATCGAACCGTGGGTGCCCGACCAGCGGTGAGCGGGCCCGACCGTCGCTGCGGTCGCCAGCGGGCTGGTCGACGTCGATCAGCCCGCGTCTCGCCCGTCCAGTTGACGGGCGAGGTCGTGCAGCATCGCCACCGAGTCGGCCGGTGACAGGGATTCTGCCCGTAGTCGGTCGAAGACATGCTGGTACGGCCGGACCTCGTCGGCCCGGTCGATGACCTCCTCGACCAGAGCGCTCTCCACGTACACCACGTCGGCGTCGGCCTGGTCGGCGAAGTGCAGGATGACGAACGGCCCGAGCACCGTGTTGCTTCCGGCGGTGAACGGCAGCACCCGGACCGTGACATGAGGTGCCGCCGACATCTTCGCCACATGCTGGAGCTGCTCGCGCAGCACCCGCGGGCCGCCGGTCATCCGGCGCAGCGCCGCCTCGTCGATGACCACCTCGATCTGCGGCGGATCGGCGCCGAAGAGCACCTCGTGCTGGCGGGCCAGCCGGATCTGCACCCGCCCTTCGATCTCGGCCGCCGGTACGTGGTGCGGGCCGTCGGCCGGGATCACGGCGCGGGCGTACTCCTCGGTCTGCAGTAGGCCGGGGAAGCTGATCGGCTGGAAGTACCGCAGTGCCGACGCCTCCGCCTCCAGGCCGATGTAGGCCGCGTAGGCGGCCGGTACCCGGTCCTTGTAGCCGCTCCACCAGGCGCGCCGTCGTGCCGCCCGGGCCAGCTCGACGAGCTCCTGCACCTGCTGCTGGTCGCGTACGCCGTACAGGTCCAGCAGGGCCTTGACGTCGTTGGTCGAGATGCTGACCGACCCCGACTCGATCCGGATCAGCTTCGACAGCGACCAGTCCATTTGAGCGGCGACGTAGTCCTGGGTCAGCGCGGCGGCCTCGCGTGCCCGGCGTAGCGCCGCACGCAGCCGGCGACGCCCGATGGTCGGGCCCTGGTGTCGGGCAGGCATGGGAACGCTCCGGGGGAGTGCCTTGCAGAGTGCCACCTGGCTGGTTGCCACCCTGTTGCACGCTACACCGCCGCCGTCAGGTCTGCTAAGGACGGCCGGCCCCTCCGCATGGTCCGGACGGCGGTTCCACTGGTTTTCGCGGTGTCGCCCAGTCGCGTCGGCAAGATCGGGGACTGATACAGTCCGCCCGATTGCCTGCGTGCTCTGATGGCAAATTTACCGATTTATCCTTATTAAGGAGTCTGGGTGACTGTGATCAGCACTGCCGGTCCGGCGTGGCGTAAGAGCCGCCGCTGCGAGGCGACGACCTGCGTCGAGGTAGCCGAGATCGGCCCGGCGGTCGGGGTGCGCAACTCCACCGACCCCGGAGTGCACCTGGAATTCTCGGCAGCCGCCTGGTCGGCATTCGTCGCCGGGCTGTCCGGTGCGCCGACCAGCTCCGGCGGCCACCCGATGGGTTGATCCGACGCCGCACGAGGCTCGGCTGCACGGCCGCCGACAACGTCGGCCGTACGCCCCGGCCAGGTCGGCCCGACGACGGTGCCGGCCCGGCCGGGGCGCTGTCAACCGGTCACCGCCCGCCCGGTGTCAGCCGGTGAACACCTTGTCCGGCTCGGTACGCGGTTGCTCGCTCGCCCAGCGGCTGACCACCCGCTCGGCGTAGAACGACACGAACGGCACCGTCCCGGCCAGCATGATCGCCAGGATCCGGCCGAGCGACCAGTTGGCCCGCCGGGCCAGGTCGAACGCGGCGACCAGATAGACCATGTAGAGGAACCCGTGCGCCGGCCCGACCGTCTCGACCACGATGGCCTGGTCGAACAGGTACTTCAACGGCATGCCGATCACCATCAGCAGGATCAGCACCACGCCGACCACGTACGCGATCAGCCGGTACCGGGTGAGTGCGCCTGACACTGTCGTCCGTCCTTCTCTCTCTCCGGTCAGCCCGGGTAGTCGCCGGCCCTGGCGTGCGGGTTCGCGTTCAGCCAGGCCAGGTAGTTGTTGTAGGCGGCCAACTCCGGGTCGTCCGGGCCGGGGGTGGCGGTCACGCCAGGGGCAGACCGGACCCGTACCGGTCGGCCGAACGCCGCCTCCCGCGATGGCGCGTTCACCGGTGTGTCGTTCCTCGGCGTGCCGTTGTCTGGCGTGCCGTTGTCCGGGCCGGGCACCGCCCGGTGGGCCTGCCGTATCTCGCGGACCCAGATGAACACCACGAACGCCGCGAAAACCGGCCATTCCACCGCGTACGCCCAGCTCAGCGTGTTGCCGGCGGCGGCCCGGCTGATCTGCCACCAGCCGAGCGCGAGGAAGCCCACCACCAGCGCCACCGCCGCCAGGTGCCGCAGGATCCACACCGGGGTCCACAGCTGCCGCATGCAGGGAAGCGTACCGGCCGGCCGTCGGCTTCTCCGACGAGCCGTCGTAGTCAGCTGCGTGGCCGCCCGGAAGCCAGCGCCCGGTGTTTGCCGCCGACCGGCCGGGGAACCCTACGACGGTAATGCCTCGTCGACTCCCCGGAGGCCGGAGATGACGGATTCAGCGCGGTACGGCAGCTACTCCCCGGCTGCGGCCGGTCGGCCCTTCGAGCCCCGCCCGGACCACCCGCCCGGCGGTGCCACCCGAACCTGGTCGGACCCGCCCGAACCGGGCGCCGAGACCTGGGTCGACACGGTCGACGAAACCGGAATCGACCCGGTCGAGCTGGCCGACGACGAACTGCTCCGCGAGATCGGCAGCCTGCACCGGACTCGGCTGGACACGCTGCGGCACGGCACCGACGCGGCGCTGGCCAACCATTTGCACCGTACCGCCGACCTGGAGACCGAGTACCTCACCCGGCACCCGGGCCGGGAGGTCGATGCCGCCCGGTTGCGGCACGGGGAGTGAGTCGTGCCCGCGTACGCCGAACGCGGTGTCTCCGCGCCCCCTGAGGTGGCGTTCGGCACCGCGACCGACCCCGACCGCAGGGCCGCCTGGTTGCCGGGGCCGCTGCGCCAGGTGCCGGCGGAACCAGCCCACGGCGACCACCTGCAGGCCCGGTGGTCGACGGCGGGCGGCCCGTGGACGGCTGTCGTGCAGGTGTACCCGGTGCAGGCGGGCGGTGCAATGCTCCGCCTGGAGCTGGACTCCGACCTGCCGCACGAGCAACTGACTCGGCTCGCCGACGAGACGCTGACCAGCCTGGTCCGGGCGGTCACCGACAACCTCAACGCCGGTTGACGGTCAGCCGGTAACGCCGGTTGACCGTCAGTCCGTAACGCCGGTTGCTCGTCAGTCGGCGGTGAACCCGGGCTTCTCCATCCCGGACCAGCCGCGGGGCGTCTCCGGCTCCCGGTCCCGGTCGGTCCCTTCGATGATGTCGTGGGAGACCGCCGTGTCGTCGTGCTCGCCGGCGAAGT is a window from the Solwaraspora sp. WMMD792 genome containing:
- a CDS encoding carbohydrate ABC transporter permease, with the translated sequence MTTTTPPVAAPASSGEERPRTRVGRVRKRLNTPTATIVAIVIAVIWTIPTFGLFVSSFRPAEEIRTTGWWTFFTNPQVTLQNYQDVLFGRSSSSGQLSSYFVNSLVITIPSVLFPLAFAALAAYALAWINFRGRDLIYICIFALQIVPLQMALVPLLRFFSQGTTIGGVTITPPWGLDSYERYVQVWFAHTCFALPLGVFLLHNFVSQLPKDLMEAARVDGASHPKIFRTIVLPLIAPALAAFGIFQFLWVWNDLLVALIFAGGESRVAPLTVRLAELAGTRGDQWQRLTSGAFVSIIVPLIVFLSLQRYFVRGLLAGSVKG
- a CDS encoding sugar ABC transporter permease yields the protein MYFDFAEQYPKLLMLLYGLIAFVVIVGGMLLLLDAVPSWFARRREQRLIAASAGGGGGSVPIGRPRRGGEGLFGLFFLLPALLLLGIGLVIPALRTTVLSFMDGRSENWVGLENYRWMFSQDEIIQVLTNTLIWVILVPTVATAIGLLYAIMVDKARFEALAKSLVFMPMAISFVGASIIWRFVYAYRGGEQEQYGLLNYLVTLFGWEPQRWLQLNAPLNTLLLIVVMIWIQAGFAMVVLSAAIKAIPADIIEAARLDGVNAWQMFWRVTMPSIRPALIVVVVTISIATLKVFDIVRTMTNGNYDTGVIANEMYNQAFRYGQNGYGSALAVFLFVLVIPIVIYQIRNLRKQREV
- a CDS encoding ABC transporter substrate-binding protein: MAVFTRPRQAFALASVLGLALASTACVSDSGTSADPESEECAPYSDYQGNDGTEVTIYASIRDAEADLLEQSWSEFVDCTGIDIRYEGSGEFEAQLQVRVDGGNPPDIAFIPQPGLLGRFAEAGQLQAASDETKAMAEANYSEDWLAYGTVDGTFYGAPLGSNVKSFVWYSPSMFADNGWTVPETWDELIALSDEVAATGTKPWCVGVESGDATGWPATDWIEDIMLRTQTPEVYDQWTTHDIPFNDPRVAEAVDQAGSILKNEEYVNGGFGGVSSITATAFQEAGVPILDGDCALHRQASFYANQWPEGTEVAEDGDVFAFYFPTNDPSAGQPVLGGGEFTVAFADRPEVQAVQTYLASPEYANSRASLGNWVSANSGLDIANVENPIDRLSVEILQDENTTFRFDGSDLMPAAVGAGTFWRGMVDWLSGQSTEETLDYIEGSWPTS
- a CDS encoding TspO/MBR family protein, with product MRSWWGLPVFLGLVAAAAAVGAFAARDAGSRYAELVQPSWAPPSWLFSPVWTILYVLIAVAGFTVWRRTGVGLAIASWLAQLVLNAAWTPLFFAAGRYGLAFVEIVLLWLLVGATVVLFWRVWRPAALLMVPYWGWVTFAAALNLSIWQLNS
- a CDS encoding GPGG-motif small membrane protein: MELLLWILAVVLVVAGVLALFRRQLLWGIVLIVVGLLVGPGGVSLFA
- a CDS encoding metallophosphoesterase, which encodes MDSDVLGRFRPALAQLGDRADVLLLAGDLTRHGTESEARCVADEFGGLAVPVVAVLGNHDHHCDQVPQLVGILSDAGVTVLDGDGVVVDCPGGRLGVAGVKGFGGGFAGRCASRFGEPEMKAFVATTADAADRLRAALVGLDCDVRIALTHYSPVPETLTGEPPEIYPFLGSYLLAEAIDAAPTDLAVHGHAHFGSERGTTPGGVRVRNVAHPVIKQAYSVYSLAGSVA
- a CDS encoding dTMP kinase — protein: MDADPAWSPPAGLRRIALVGIDGVGKTTQAHLLAEALTTAGRPARYWRNAGGRRWLDRFAVRLGRPDARRMVGRGGLMFLEALLRWLAIARSVLGSRRAIAVMDRYAVCQYASIRTHGAGRWERLARLAYRVFPQPDVTFLLLLPPAEAARRIDARGTDHESLEFLATSAAAYGSLPEAAGFVVIDARGTAAQVAAVIRQRLTEWRPDDGRPAGASWRPDPDDSRAS
- a CDS encoding sigma-70 family RNA polymerase sigma factor yields the protein MRIAGDRARRGVNEGTVSNVEKTMALRTDEVAEERDLVGVYLHEISRTPLLDAAREVDLSKAIEAGLYAEHLLEQGVPRAGVSREELERLVVEGERAKDLFIRANLRLVVSIARRYVRSGMPMLDLIQEGNTGLVRAVEKFDYERGFKFSTYATWWIRQAISRAIAQQERTVRLPVHLVEDVNRMRNVARQLTRELGSDPEPEQIAASLGVPVERVHELVRWSQDTVSLDTPVGDDGDTNLGDLVADSDAPSPEDIVLTGLERQRIEGLLNHLDDRSAGIMRARYGLEDGREHSLTEVASRFSLSRERIRQLEIQALGRLRELARAEGLQAA
- a CDS encoding NlpC/P60 family protein produces the protein MLAGVSLGLVVPATAATAQPTVSELTQQIDKESEELAKVVESYNRLREEAKATRAAAEEIDAKLGPLQAELAAAQTEVGQIAVNAYKTGGLSTATALLDGTSGSFIHRLGTLDHLARDRQQRLTEFTSTQLTYLAEQEKLQAALEKQDAQVKELADRKKSIEADIDELMDKRERAYGAASETGSSYTGTVPSVSGAAGSVVEFAYGAIGKPYVWAASGPNGYDCSGLTLAAWRTAGKSLPHNAAMQWDVVAKINRGSLQPGDLVFYNGLAHVGLYVGGGQVIHAPTFGRTVELASVDMMPPYGYGRVR